One window of Uloborus diversus isolate 005 chromosome 3, Udiv.v.3.1, whole genome shotgun sequence genomic DNA carries:
- the LOC129219457 gene encoding uncharacterized protein LOC129219457 has translation MSEGLAMGNPLSPILSDIYLHYFETKLFETITFPFYVRYVDDCFVLLDQNHNNNEFLLSTLNSIDPCIQFTIEMETDSSLSFLDVFITKSNDEFMTSVFRKPFAVTLPPHKCSSHPPNQKLASFKAFVFRALNICSSSNSLSAELSYLKAVAFDRGYSPSIIDSIYNKFIKPSHSEKVSASSASYTIVLPYYPKVSHQVAKILKKFGFDTAFSPVNKIKFTNLKDPIDCHSNWGIYSISCKCGLGYVGQTKRALKHRLKEHENYVKHKELARSSIAQHCWTSGHCFDFSSAKIICKCSSVYDLDFWEAYHIWKNSHSLVNDFSSTPFFHDIWKQFL, from the coding sequence ATGTCTGAAGGTTTAGCAATGGGTAATCCTTTGAGTcctattttaagtgacatttatttgcactattttgagactaaactttttgaaaccataacgtttccgttctatgttcggtacgttgacgattgctttgttttgcttgACCAAAAccataataataatgaatttttactttctactttaaattctatcgatccttgcatccaattcactattgaaatggaaactgatagttctctttcatttttggacgtctttattactaaaagtaatgatgaatttatgacttcggtgtttcgtaagccttttgctgttacactacctcctcacaaatgttcttctcatcctccaaaccaaaagttggcctcattcaaggcttttgtgttccgtgctttgaacatctgttcttcctccaattctttaagtgctgagctttcttatcttaaagcagtggctttcgatcgtggttattctcctagcatcattgattcaatttataataagtttattaagccctctcattctgaaaaggtttctgcttctagtgcttcgtatactattgttttgccttattatccaaaagttagtcatcaagttgcaaagattttgaagaaatttggtttcgatacagctttttctccagttaataagataaaatttacaaacttaaaggaccccattgattgccatagcaactggggcatttatagcatctcctgcaagtgtggacttggctacgttggacagactaaacgtgctctcaagcaccgtctgaaagagcacgaaaactatgttaagcataaagaacttgctcgttcttccatcgctcagcattgctggacttctggtcactgttttgatttttcatctgcaaagattatttgtaaatgttcttcggtttatgacctcgatttctgggaagcttaccatatttggaaaaattctcattctcttgtcaatgatttttccagcactccattttttcatgatatttggaagcaatttctataa